A genomic stretch from Chitinophaga agri includes:
- a CDS encoding TonB-dependent receptor: protein MLVLLCLYVPIAAAYAQKQRITGKVTDATTGVPLEGITVRVKLSGTGTLTVKDGSYAIEAKSDDVLELSAIGFKPLTVPVNGRSVVDVQLNSTVSELTQVVLVGTRSGGRARIETPVPVDVISMSQTAYPTAKMDLTALLNVSAPSFNYNKQSGSDGADQIDLATLRGLGPDQTLVLVNGKRRHQTAFIAVYGTRGRGNSGTDLNAIPEAAIDRVEILRDGASAQYGSDAIAGVINIILKKEVNHLYVNAGYAGYYDHKYNTHFGKDLNQYKSGGAIDGNAVNVGLSYGVPLGKNGGFLNFSGNFVKQGKTYRQVLDTNLANKDALPINVVRRSYGDASKTTGGGMVNLELPFADGKTTFYAFGGYNYKFSDAYAYSRHFNGNNPNSSGHPDRFPTDANGNLIFYPDIMYPVTSPGGAANDTVFDPHIQNRIRDWSAAAGIKGEFGGGWTWDLSNTVGRNDFHFYGDKTFNASMGANTPTHFDDGGFSFLQNTANLTVGKEFAGVAHGLHLALGAEYRYENYKIYAGEEASYRNYDPTFFKATGAQGFPGYRPSDEVDANRSNIAGFVDAELDVTDKWLIGAAVRAENYSDFGFTSNYKFATRYKVTSNFNVRGSVSTGFRAPSLQQINFSSQYTNVQGGTITEVKIAPNSNSITRAAGIPDLKQEKSVNASLGFTWKPISSLSVTVDGYLVKVKDRIVLSGQFSASDTTLSPELYQTLNDLRIDNAQFFANAVNTTNKGVDIVIDYNKRWANQRFRALLAANFQDMKIDKINVPEKLNDSYLHRKSFFSDREERFVLASAPPVKIGLNLDYGINKFGVSAHVTYFGKVELYGYGWSGDLAGSGINPVVGLDSDPDKLVPELFKYKGKAVTDLAVSYKFTKQLNWFIGADNIFNVHPDLGVVEGARLSAYDSESGGAWDAVQMGFNGIRLFTRFVLTL from the coding sequence GTGCTTGTATTATTATGCCTCTATGTACCAATAGCAGCCGCATATGCCCAGAAACAGCGAATAACGGGTAAAGTGACGGATGCCACGACTGGCGTACCGCTCGAAGGTATTACGGTACGGGTGAAATTATCCGGCACTGGTACGCTGACCGTAAAAGACGGTAGTTATGCCATTGAAGCAAAGTCGGACGATGTGCTGGAACTTAGCGCTATCGGTTTTAAACCGCTGACTGTGCCTGTTAACGGCCGTAGTGTGGTAGATGTTCAGCTCAATTCTACCGTATCTGAACTAACACAGGTGGTGCTGGTCGGTACCCGCTCAGGCGGCCGTGCCAGGATTGAGACACCAGTGCCTGTAGACGTGATCTCTATGAGTCAGACTGCCTATCCAACGGCAAAAATGGACCTGACCGCCCTGCTGAACGTCTCTGCACCTTCCTTTAATTATAACAAACAAAGTGGCAGTGACGGTGCTGACCAGATCGACCTGGCTACCCTGCGTGGTCTGGGGCCTGATCAGACGCTGGTGCTGGTGAACGGCAAACGCCGCCATCAGACCGCCTTCATCGCCGTATATGGCACCCGTGGACGTGGTAACTCCGGTACGGACCTGAATGCGATACCGGAAGCGGCTATTGACCGGGTGGAAATACTCCGTGACGGGGCTTCCGCTCAATACGGTTCTGATGCCATTGCCGGGGTGATCAACATCATCCTGAAAAAAGAGGTCAACCATCTTTATGTTAACGCAGGTTATGCCGGCTACTATGATCATAAGTATAATACCCACTTTGGCAAGGACCTGAACCAGTATAAGAGTGGTGGCGCCATAGATGGTAATGCCGTCAATGTAGGCCTGAGCTATGGTGTTCCCCTGGGCAAGAATGGCGGTTTTCTCAACTTCTCAGGCAACTTCGTAAAGCAGGGTAAAACATACCGTCAGGTACTGGATACCAACCTGGCTAATAAAGATGCCTTACCCATCAATGTGGTAAGAAGATCTTACGGCGATGCCTCTAAAACCACGGGTGGTGGTATGGTAAACCTGGAACTGCCTTTCGCCGACGGAAAGACCACTTTCTACGCTTTCGGCGGATATAACTATAAGTTTTCAGATGCATACGCCTACAGCCGCCACTTTAATGGCAATAACCCGAACTCCAGCGGACACCCGGACCGTTTCCCTACGGACGCTAACGGTAACCTGATCTTCTATCCGGATATCATGTACCCGGTTACTTCCCCCGGCGGAGCCGCCAACGATACGGTGTTTGATCCGCATATTCAGAACAGGATCAGAGACTGGTCAGCAGCTGCTGGTATCAAAGGTGAGTTTGGCGGTGGCTGGACATGGGACCTGAGTAATACTGTCGGCCGGAACGATTTCCATTTCTACGGCGATAAGACATTCAATGCTTCCATGGGCGCCAATACCCCGACACATTTTGATGATGGTGGTTTCTCCTTCCTGCAGAACACCGCTAACCTGACAGTGGGTAAAGAATTTGCTGGCGTGGCACACGGCCTGCACCTGGCATTGGGCGCTGAATACCGCTATGAGAACTATAAGATCTATGCCGGTGAAGAAGCTTCCTACAGAAACTATGATCCTACGTTCTTTAAAGCGACCGGTGCACAGGGCTTCCCTGGCTATCGTCCGAGTGACGAAGTAGATGCCAACCGCTCCAACATAGCCGGCTTTGTAGATGCAGAGCTGGACGTAACTGATAAATGGCTGATCGGCGCAGCAGTACGCGCGGAGAACTACAGCGATTTCGGGTTTACGAGCAACTATAAATTTGCTACCCGTTATAAGGTAACCTCCAACTTTAACGTAAGAGGTTCTGTGAGCACGGGCTTCCGTGCGCCTTCCCTGCAACAGATCAACTTCAGTTCCCAGTATACTAACGTACAGGGAGGAACTATCACAGAAGTAAAGATTGCGCCTAACAGCAATAGCATTACCCGCGCAGCCGGCATCCCTGATCTGAAACAGGAGAAGTCAGTGAATGCGAGTCTGGGTTTCACCTGGAAGCCCATCAGTTCATTATCAGTAACGGTGGATGGTTACCTGGTAAAAGTGAAAGACAGGATCGTATTGTCCGGTCAGTTCAGTGCTTCAGATACAACACTTTCTCCTGAGTTGTATCAGACGTTGAATGATCTGCGCATCGATAATGCACAATTCTTCGCCAATGCGGTAAATACGACCAATAAAGGGGTCGATATCGTTATTGACTATAACAAGCGCTGGGCGAATCAGCGTTTCAGGGCGTTATTAGCGGCTAACTTCCAGGATATGAAGATCGATAAGATCAATGTGCCCGAGAAGCTGAATGACTCCTATCTGCACAGGAAATCCTTCTTCAGCGACCGTGAAGAACGCTTCGTACTGGCATCAGCACCTCCGGTGAAGATCGGTCTGAACCTGGACTATGGTATCAACAAGTTCGGTGTAAGTGCCCATGTCACTTACTTCGGTAAGGTAGAACTGTATGGCTACGGCTGGAGCGGCGACCTGGCAGGATCGGGTATTAATCCTGTTGTAGGACTGGACAGCGATCCTGACAAACTGGTGCCTGAGCTGTTCAAATATAAAGGTAAAGCGGTGACTGACCTGGCCGTGAGCTATAAATTCACCAAACAACTCAACTGGTTCATCGGGGCTGACAATATCTTCAATGTACACCCTGACCTGGGTGTTGTGGAAGGCGCAAGGTTATCTGCCTATGACAGTGAGAGCGGCGGCGCATGGGATGCGGTACAGATGGGCTTTAATGGTATCCGTCTGTTTACAAGGTTTGTACTGACGCTGTAG
- the coaA gene encoding type I pantothenate kinase, with product MTRNNYAPYITISREEWAKRSDDPMLHLLNDFETLQGLNEPLTMEEITQIYVPLSRLLNLYVSGAQRLHAATNSFLGSQFLKVPFIIGIAGSVAVGKSTTARVLQRLLSAWPNHPKVDLVTTDGFLYPNKVLEQKGIMNRKGFPESYDIRRLIQFLANVKSAKERVSAPVYSHLEYDILPNELKWIESPDIVIVEGVNVLQVRPRQQQKEPTIFVSDFFDFSIFVDAEMEDLQQWYIDRFKSLRQTAFRNPESYFHRYAHLSDKESEVIATNIWNEINRPNLELNILPTRFRASLILEKGGHHFVQSLKLRRI from the coding sequence ATGACGAGGAATAATTATGCTCCCTATATTACTATCAGCAGGGAAGAATGGGCAAAAAGGAGTGACGATCCTATGTTACACCTATTGAATGATTTCGAGACCTTACAGGGGTTAAACGAACCGCTGACCATGGAAGAAATCACCCAGATCTATGTCCCCCTTTCCCGGTTGCTGAATTTGTATGTTAGCGGAGCACAGCGCTTACACGCAGCGACGAACAGTTTTCTGGGCAGCCAGTTCCTGAAAGTTCCCTTCATTATTGGCATTGCCGGTAGTGTAGCCGTGGGTAAGAGCACCACCGCCCGCGTATTGCAGCGCCTGTTATCCGCATGGCCTAACCACCCTAAAGTAGACCTGGTCACCACGGATGGTTTCCTTTATCCAAATAAGGTGCTGGAACAGAAAGGGATCATGAACAGAAAGGGATTCCCTGAAAGTTATGATATCCGCCGGCTGATACAGTTCCTGGCAAATGTAAAATCGGCGAAGGAAAGGGTCTCCGCTCCGGTGTACAGTCATCTGGAATATGATATTCTTCCCAATGAACTGAAATGGATCGAATCTCCTGATATCGTAATTGTCGAAGGAGTGAATGTGTTGCAGGTAAGACCGAGGCAGCAGCAGAAGGAGCCGACCATCTTCGTATCCGACTTCTTCGATTTCTCCATCTTTGTGGATGCTGAAATGGAGGATCTGCAGCAATGGTATATTGACCGGTTCAAGTCACTGCGGCAGACCGCGTTCCGGAATCCCGAATCTTATTTCCACCGGTACGCACATCTGTCTGATAAAGAGTCAGAAGTGATAGCGACCAATATCTGGAATGAGATCAACCGGCCCAATCTGGAGCTGAATATTCTGCCGACCCGTTTCCGGGCCAGTCTGATACTGGAAAAAGGCGGTCATCACTTCGTACAGTCATTAAAACTCAGAAGGATCTGA
- a CDS encoding NAD-dependent succinate-semialdehyde dehydrogenase, producing MSTFQSINPYNQETIAEYAAHTGADIEQRLTSGHQAYRHLAQTSLQERCDWMLELVRLLKTNVDHHAAIITREMGKTLKEAKAEVLKCATSAEYYVNNIAGMLQPRIIASDAQQSYVSYEPKGIILAIMPWNFPYWQVFRFAIPNLLAGNTGLLKHASNVSGCALAIEDLFRQAGFPAGAFQALLVSSGHIEPVIADSRVQGVTLTGSTAAGMSVGALAGKYIKKSVLELGGSDPFIVLKDANLEEAAKVAVRARMQNAGQSCIAAKRWIVEGSVAGDFTDKVSQLLRQMKQGDPFDPATDMGPMARPDLAGELATQLQQTISQGAQLAVGGQQEAANFAPTLLTGVKKGMTAFDEETFGPLAVIIKAQHAEHAIELANQTPFGLGASLWTTDLDKAENLARLIDSGNVFVNAMVHSDARLPFGGVKLSGYGRELSLEGTHEFLNVKTVYIA from the coding sequence ATGAGCACCTTTCAAAGTATCAATCCATACAACCAGGAAACAATAGCAGAATATGCGGCTCATACGGGTGCCGACATTGAACAAAGACTGACCAGCGGCCATCAGGCGTACCGTCATCTGGCACAGACGAGCCTACAGGAACGGTGCGACTGGATGCTGGAACTGGTCCGGCTGCTGAAGACGAATGTAGACCACCATGCGGCGATCATTACCCGCGAAATGGGTAAGACACTGAAAGAAGCAAAAGCGGAAGTACTGAAATGTGCCACATCCGCAGAATACTATGTTAACAACATCGCTGGTATGCTGCAACCACGCATTATCGCCAGTGATGCACAGCAAAGCTATGTATCATATGAACCGAAAGGGATTATTCTGGCCATCATGCCATGGAACTTTCCTTACTGGCAGGTTTTCCGTTTCGCTATTCCCAATCTGCTGGCCGGCAATACCGGTCTGCTGAAACACGCCAGCAATGTCAGTGGCTGCGCATTGGCCATTGAAGACCTGTTCCGTCAGGCGGGCTTTCCTGCAGGCGCTTTCCAGGCATTACTGGTCAGTTCCGGCCATATCGAACCTGTGATCGCTGACAGCCGTGTACAAGGTGTCACGCTGACAGGAAGCACAGCTGCCGGCATGAGCGTAGGAGCACTGGCTGGAAAATATATTAAGAAATCCGTCCTGGAACTGGGAGGCAGTGACCCCTTCATTGTGCTGAAAGATGCTAACCTGGAAGAAGCCGCGAAGGTGGCAGTGAGAGCACGTATGCAGAATGCGGGACAATCCTGTATCGCTGCCAAACGCTGGATCGTGGAAGGATCAGTTGCAGGTGATTTTACAGATAAGGTCAGTCAGCTGTTACGCCAGATGAAACAGGGCGATCCTTTTGATCCTGCGACAGACATGGGGCCCATGGCCCGTCCTGACCTGGCCGGCGAACTGGCCACACAGCTGCAGCAAACGATCAGTCAGGGGGCACAGCTGGCAGTCGGCGGCCAACAGGAAGCCGCTAATTTTGCTCCTACCCTGCTGACTGGTGTGAAGAAAGGGATGACAGCCTTTGATGAGGAAACGTTTGGTCCGCTGGCGGTGATCATCAAGGCACAGCATGCGGAGCACGCCATTGAACTGGCCAATCAGACCCCGTTTGGACTGGGTGCTTCCCTCTGGACGACCGATCTTGATAAGGCAGAAAACCTGGCCCGGCTGATAGACAGCGGGAATGTTTTCGTGAATGCAATGGTCCATTCCGATGCCCGGCTGCCATTTGGTGGCGTGAAACTGTCCGGTTACGGAAGAGAACTCTCCCTCGAAGGCACACATGAATTTTTGAATGTTAAAACGGTTTACATAGCTTAG